The region AATCCAACACTAACAACATTATCATTTTTTATAGATGTAACAAACGCTTCAAGTGTTTGTCCCGATAATGTTCTTCCACTTTTATCAGTTAATGTCCCAGATATCATAATAGGAAATCGAATATTTTTTTCTTCCATATATGTATTTGCCGCAAATACAGCTGCTTTTGCATTTAAAGTATCAAAAATTGTTTCAATAAGAATTACATCTATGCCACCAGCTACTAGTCCATCTATTTGTTCTTTATATATTTCTACTAAGTAATCAAAATCCACATCTCTATATCCCGGATCTTCTACTTTTGGAGATAATGAAGCTGTTTTATTTGTAGGCCCTAAAGCTCCTGCTACAAATCTTGGTTTATCTGGTATTGAATATTTTTTTGCTATTTTTTTTGCTATCTCAGCACCTTTTTTATTTAATTCAAATACATGATTTTCAAGTCCATAATCTGCTTGTGATATTCTATTTGCATTAAATGTATTTGTTTCTATAATATCCGCTCCTGCTTTTAAAAACTCTTCGTGTATTTCTGATATTATTTCTGGTTTTGTTATATTTAACAAATCATTATTTCCTTTTTGATTAAAAGAAGAATTTTTAAATTCTTTCCCTCTATAGTCTTCTTCTGAAAGTTTATAATTTTGAATAGATGTTCCCATTGCACCATCTAAAATAATTATTTTCTTTTTTAATTCTTCGTATATACTCATATCCCACCTCAAAAAAAATTGTACTACTAATGTAGTTTTATTAACAAGAATATTATCATATTCTTATACATATGTCAAAAGAATAATATTTATCACTATAATAAATAAAAAAAACTGCCAAGCATAATAAAACTTATTATTATGTTTGACAGATTTATATTAATTATATATTTTCGGGTAATATTTTATTTAAAACTACTCCAAAGAGTGCTGCTATTGCAAGTCCTGAAATACTCACTGTTTTCCATATTATAATATTGTTTATTCCTATTCCAAATACAAATATTACTGCTGCTATTATTAAATTTCTACTATGTGCAAAATCGAGTTTAGCATCTACTAGAGTTCTTACTCCTACACTTGCTATCATTCCAAATAATATTACTGATACTCCTCCCATTACAGGCACAGGTATAGTTTGTAATATTGCTCCAAATTTGCCTATAAAACTAAGTGCTATTGCATAAACTGCTGCTATTCTAAGTATTGCTGGATCGTATACTTTTGTTACTGCAAGTACTCCTGTATTTTCACCATAAGTTGTATTTGCTGGACCACCTAATAATCCTGCTACCATTGTTGCTATCCCATCGCCAAGCATTGTTCTATGAACTCCAGGTTCTTTAAAAAAATCTTTACCTACAACTGCACCATTTGTTGTAATGTCTCCTATATGTTCTATAAATACTACTAACGCTATTGGTGCTATTGCCAAAATTCCACTAAGAGTAAATTTTGGTAATGTCAATAAGTCTTTTGTAGCTTCTGCTGAAAATCCTATCCATTTAGCATTTACTACTGCTGAAAAATCTACAAGCCCTAAAAACATTGCTACAATATATCCAACTGTTACTGATATTAATATTGGTACTAATCTAAAAAATGATTTTTCCATTACAGATATTATTATCATTGTAATTATAACTATTAATGCTATTATTAAGCTTTTCAAATCAAATTTTCCATTTGAATATCCTGCCATATTTATTGCTATTGGACTAAGTCTAAGCCCAATAACCATAATAATTGGTCCTGTTACTATTGCTGGGAAAAACGATTTTACTCTTTCTACTCCAAATCTTGATATTATTAATGACATAAGAACATATACTAATCCTGCTGATATTACACCACCCTTTACTACTGATAATCCATCTTCTTTTAAAACTAAACTAATTGCTCCAATAAATGCAAAACTTGATCCTAAAAATACTGGTACTATTTTTTTAGTACATAAATGAAATAATAAAGTTCCTAATCCTGCAGTAAGAAGTGCTATTGCAGGATTTAATCCTGTAAGGAATGGTACTAAAACCGTTGCTCCAAACATTGCTAATACATGTTGTGCTCCTAATAAATACTTTGCTTTGTTCATAATTTCCTCCTATTTCATTTTAATCTATTAAA is a window of Hypnocyclicus thermotrophus DNA encoding:
- a CDS encoding uracil-xanthine permease family protein, with product MNKAKYLLGAQHVLAMFGATVLVPFLTGLNPAIALLTAGLGTLLFHLCTKKIVPVFLGSSFAFIGAISLVLKEDGLSVVKGGVISAGLVYVLMSLIISRFGVERVKSFFPAIVTGPIIMVIGLRLSPIAINMAGYSNGKFDLKSLIIALIVIITMIIISVMEKSFFRLVPILISVTVGYIVAMFLGLVDFSAVVNAKWIGFSAEATKDLLTLPKFTLSGILAIAPIALVVFIEHIGDITTNGAVVGKDFFKEPGVHRTMLGDGIATMVAGLLGGPANTTYGENTGVLAVTKVYDPAILRIAAVYAIALSFIGKFGAILQTIPVPVMGGVSVILFGMIASVGVRTLVDAKLDFAHSRNLIIAAVIFVFGIGINNIIIWKTVSISGLAIAALFGVVLNKILPENI